Proteins encoded in a region of the Polyodon spathula isolate WHYD16114869_AA chromosome 9, ASM1765450v1, whole genome shotgun sequence genome:
- the LOC121320653 gene encoding thymosin beta-12: protein MDDKPNLAEVTNFDKTKLKKTETQEKNPLPTKETIEQEKQAES, encoded by the exons ATGGATGACAAACCAAATCTGGCTGAAGTCACGAACTTCGACAAGACCAAGCTGAAGAAGACGGAGACTCAAGAGAAAAACCCCTTGCCCACAAAAGAAA ccattGAACAGGAAAAGCAAGCTGAATCATGA